In the genome of Pelobacter seleniigenes DSM 18267, one region contains:
- a CDS encoding DEAD/DEAH box helicase: MAESKHIPSVSVNYACNGSSKKSNELGMRVMQERAYEKRGEQYLLIKSPPASGKSRALMFVALDKLNNQGVKQAIIVVPEKAIGASFNDEPLSKYGFYWDWAVLPKWNLCNAPGEDGGKINSVKAFLDGSDKTLVCTHSTFRFAVDRFGVEVFDNCLVAIDEFHHVSENPDNKLGAHLGQFIARGSAHLVAMTGSYFRGDAVAVLAPEDEAKFETVTYTYYEQLNGYEYLKKLDIGYYFYSGSYADSILDVLDPSEKTIIHIPNVNSRESTKDKHKEVDHIINELGSWQGVDEDTGFHLVETAEGKTLRIADLVDDEPAKRDKVAAALKRPQEKNNRDHVDIIIALGMAKEGFDWIWCEHALTIGYRSSLTEIIQIIGRATRDAKGKTHSRFTNLIGEPDASEAAVTDAVNDTLKAIAASLLMEQVLAPRFNFKPKKAESGPTEGFDYGEAGYDPKTTNVGFNEAQGVYEIEINGLSEPKSPEAQRICREDLNEVITSFVQDKPALERGLFDSTEAGGETLPEELTQVRMGKIIREKYPELDDDDLEAIRQHAIAAINLTQKAKGIINKNGDGEPGANTALIDGVRKFAMDVRELDIDLIDHINPFGEAYAILAKAMSEDSLKQVAAVIAAKRVNLTPEEARDLARRALKFKQERGRLPSLTSADAWEKRMAEGIAFLARMKAEAGNG, translated from the coding sequence ATGGCTGAGTCCAAACATATCCCATCCGTTTCTGTAAACTATGCCTGCAATGGCAGTTCAAAAAAATCCAACGAACTTGGAATGCGGGTGATGCAAGAGCGTGCTTATGAAAAGCGTGGTGAGCAGTACCTGTTGATCAAATCGCCTCCGGCTTCGGGGAAGAGCCGTGCCTTGATGTTTGTTGCACTGGACAAGCTTAACAATCAGGGGGTTAAACAGGCCATTATCGTGGTGCCGGAAAAGGCCATCGGGGCCAGCTTCAATGATGAGCCTTTGTCTAAGTATGGTTTTTATTGGGACTGGGCCGTGCTGCCGAAATGGAACCTGTGTAATGCTCCGGGGGAAGACGGCGGTAAGATCAATTCCGTCAAAGCTTTTCTCGACGGTAGCGATAAGACGCTGGTCTGTACGCATTCTACCTTCCGTTTTGCTGTTGATCGTTTCGGTGTCGAGGTCTTCGATAATTGCTTGGTTGCCATTGATGAATTCCATCATGTCAGCGAAAATCCGGATAATAAGCTGGGAGCCCACCTCGGCCAGTTTATTGCGCGGGGAAGTGCGCATCTTGTGGCAATGACTGGCTCCTATTTTCGCGGCGATGCGGTGGCGGTGCTGGCACCGGAAGACGAAGCAAAGTTTGAGACGGTCACCTATACCTACTATGAACAGCTCAATGGCTATGAATATCTGAAGAAGCTGGATATCGGCTATTACTTCTATTCCGGTTCCTACGCCGACAGCATTCTGGACGTGCTCGATCCGAGCGAAAAGACCATCATCCATATTCCCAATGTAAACTCGCGGGAAAGCACCAAGGACAAGCACAAGGAAGTGGATCATATCATCAATGAACTGGGCTCCTGGCAGGGCGTGGATGAAGATACCGGCTTTCACCTTGTTGAGACTGCTGAGGGCAAAACCTTGCGCATTGCCGATCTGGTGGATGACGAACCGGCGAAGCGAGACAAGGTTGCTGCCGCACTGAAGCGTCCGCAAGAAAAGAACAACCGGGATCATGTTGATATCATCATTGCGCTGGGCATGGCGAAGGAAGGCTTCGACTGGATCTGGTGCGAACATGCGCTGACGATCGGCTATCGTTCCAGTCTGACGGAAATCATCCAAATCATCGGGCGGGCAACGCGGGATGCCAAAGGGAAGACCCATTCCCGCTTTACCAACCTGATTGGCGAACCGGATGCCTCAGAAGCTGCGGTAACCGACGCGGTTAATGACACATTAAAGGCAATTGCCGCCAGCCTGTTAATGGAGCAAGTTCTTGCGCCACGCTTTAACTTCAAGCCCAAGAAGGCTGAATCCGGCCCGACCGAAGGGTTCGATTATGGTGAGGCTGGCTATGACCCTAAGACAACCAATGTCGGGTTTAACGAAGCGCAGGGTGTCTATGAGATCGAAATTAACGGCCTGTCCGAACCCAAGAGCCCAGAGGCTCAGCGGATTTGTCGGGAGGATTTGAACGAGGTCATTACCTCCTTTGTTCAGGATAAGCCCGCTTTGGAGCGCGGCCTGTTTGACAGTACAGAAGCGGGCGGCGAAACCTTGCCGGAAGAGTTGACCCAGGTGCGTATGGGCAAAATCATCAGGGAGAAGTATCCGGAACTTGACGATGACGATTTGGAAGCCATCCGCCAACATGCTATTGCAGCAATAAACCTGACCCAGAAGGCCAAGGGAATTATCAATAAAAACGGCGACGGTGAACCGGGAGCGAATACCGCACTCATTGACGGGGTGCGCAAGTTTGCGATGGATGTTCGCGAACTCGATATCGATCTGATCGACCACATCAATCCGTTTGGTGAAGCCTATGCCATCCTGGCAAAGGCTATGAGTGAAGACAGCCTGAAGCAGGTTGCTGCCGTCATTGCGGCCAAGCGTGTCAATCTGACTCCGGAAGAGGCGCGGGACCTGGCACGGCGTGCTTTGAAATTCAAGCAGGAACGGGGCCGTCTGCCGTCTTTGACTTCCGCCGATGCCTGGGAGAAACGTATGGCCGAAGGGATTGCGTTTTTGGCGCGTATGAAGGCGGAGGCCGGCAATGGCTAA
- the ltrA gene encoding group II intron reverse transcriptase/maturase: protein MNSAKAFTIPKALIWDAYQDVKKSRGGSGADGQTMEDFEGDLRNQLYKIWNRMSSGSYLPPPVLRVEIPKADGGTRQLGIPTIGDRIAQAVVKRYLEPQVEPYFHEDSYGYRPGRSALDAVAKARQRCWRDSWVLDLDISKFFDTLDHELVMRAVRRFTSCKWALLYIERWLRADVVLEDGTLLHRDNGTPQGGVISPLLANIFLHLGFDQWMKEQYPHIHFERYADDIVVHCRSLQQLEMIKQKIELRLELCKLRLNPEKTRVVYCKDSNRSEDWPCYSFDFLGYTFRPRSARNKRGEFFVSFSPAISQKSAHRLRQVIRRKWKLQGKTHLSLEDLLQRINPVVTGWVNYYGKFCRSALHSVLNHVNMALVKWAMRKFKRLRRRKTRAHAWLKGVARRSPQLFSHWQHQSWMTRAV from the coding sequence ATGAATTCGGCGAAAGCTTTTACCATACCAAAGGCTCTTATCTGGGATGCCTACCAAGATGTCAAGAAAAGTCGAGGTGGCTCCGGTGCCGATGGGCAAACGATGGAGGATTTTGAAGGAGACCTGAGGAATCAACTGTATAAGATCTGGAATCGGATGTCGTCAGGAAGCTATTTACCCCCACCCGTTTTGCGGGTAGAAATACCCAAGGCAGATGGGGGCACAAGGCAACTTGGGATACCGACAATTGGTGATCGGATAGCTCAGGCAGTAGTCAAGAGGTATCTGGAACCACAGGTAGAACCGTATTTTCACGAAGACTCCTATGGGTATCGACCTGGACGATCCGCTTTGGATGCAGTAGCAAAGGCTCGTCAGCGTTGCTGGCGCGATAGTTGGGTTCTTGATCTGGATATCAGCAAGTTTTTCGATACGCTGGATCATGAGCTTGTCATGCGCGCCGTAAGGCGCTTCACCTCTTGTAAGTGGGCTCTACTTTACATCGAGAGATGGCTGAGAGCAGATGTGGTGCTAGAGGACGGGACTTTGCTACACCGAGACAATGGAACGCCGCAAGGCGGAGTAATCAGCCCTCTGCTCGCGAATATTTTTCTGCACTTAGGTTTTGACCAGTGGATGAAGGAGCAATATCCTCACATCCACTTTGAACGATACGCTGATGATATTGTGGTGCATTGTCGGTCACTCCAGCAGTTGGAAATGATCAAGCAGAAGATTGAACTTCGTCTGGAACTATGCAAGTTGCGATTGAATCCTGAGAAGACACGTGTTGTTTACTGTAAGGATTCCAATCGCTCAGAAGACTGGCCTTGCTATAGTTTTGACTTCCTGGGCTATACGTTTCGGCCGCGCTCCGCACGTAACAAAAGGGGAGAGTTCTTTGTCAGCTTCAGCCCTGCCATCAGCCAAAAGTCTGCACACAGACTAAGGCAGGTAATCAGGCGGAAATGGAAGCTTCAAGGGAAAACACATTTGAGCTTGGAAGATCTGCTTCAACGAATAAACCCTGTGGTCACGGGTTGGGTCAATTATTACGGAAAATTTTGCAGATCAGCTCTTCACTCCGTTCTTAACCATGTCAATATGGCATTGGTAAAATGGGCGATGCGAAAATTCAAACGACTTCGGCGGCGGAAAACGCGCGCACATGCGTGGCTCAAAGGAGTTGCCCGTCGAAGCCCGCAGCTATTTTCGCATTGGCAGCATCAAAGCTGGATGACAAGAGCCGTATGA
- a CDS encoding DUF262 domain-containing protein encodes MKELQSLDDVFNKRIFRIPDYQRGYAWGEKQLIEFWEDLVSLDKHRSHYTGVLSIKKVPEDVWSCWHEEKWLIEGRKYTPFFIVDGQQRVTTVSIFLQCLIDAVSRHPDHKGMNKRDIYLGAYGIDEIIEKYIVIDEPKHRTINTYKFGYEVDNPSFKFLRHRIFDEPNEGTLGETFYTLNLENAKKFFADNIATYVAKNGLGALEIIYEKLTQRFLFNLYEIDDNFDVFVAFETMNNRGKKLSDLELLKNRLIYLTTLYPPNEVAEDVKESTRIKINETWGEIYNQLGRNKKSPLNDDEFLRAHWIMYFKYSRVKGNDYIRYLLDDYFSPKRIYEKLEVSVSHVDHVEELIDDVDFEDDEAVETEVSNNIRSKRSINEICAYVDSLKASSKVWYSTFFPAESNDLTSEEQVAMDRINRVKIAYFRPLIMAALIQSKPGDSDRLQLLNEIERFIFICFRMCRTQANYGSSHFYRSARGVYLGEKSLGQVTQELIESLEWAFEDDDVLAVSSFDDFISKKFKSDGDGFYAWNDLKYFLFEYEEELRKSRGKAKLGWSNFVRNPKDNVSIEHIYPQTATDKYWSQKFKGYSKKEKRCLLGSLGNLLALSSSINSSLQNIPFPDKKNAERCSGDKLTGAGYENGSYSELEVAKNKDWTPQSIRERGLRMLGFMEKRWRLKLGAEEDKLALLHLSFMDEKQRSRKAG; translated from the coding sequence ATGAAAGAGCTACAGTCGCTAGACGACGTCTTCAATAAGAGAATATTCAGAATCCCAGATTACCAACGAGGTTATGCGTGGGGTGAAAAACAACTCATAGAGTTCTGGGAAGATTTGGTGAGCCTCGATAAACATCGGTCGCACTACACTGGTGTCCTATCAATAAAAAAAGTGCCAGAAGATGTTTGGTCATGTTGGCATGAAGAGAAGTGGTTGATCGAAGGTAGAAAATATACGCCGTTCTTTATCGTTGATGGGCAGCAACGCGTTACCACGGTGTCCATCTTCCTACAATGTCTCATTGATGCGGTAAGCAGGCACCCCGATCATAAGGGTATGAACAAGAGAGATATCTATCTTGGGGCCTATGGCATCGATGAGATAATTGAAAAATATATAGTCATCGATGAACCAAAGCACCGCACAATTAATACATATAAGTTTGGCTATGAAGTAGACAACCCATCCTTCAAGTTCTTGCGGCACCGCATTTTTGATGAACCCAATGAGGGGACTCTTGGCGAAACTTTTTATACCCTCAATTTGGAAAATGCGAAAAAGTTCTTTGCAGATAATATAGCCACATACGTTGCTAAGAACGGACTAGGTGCCCTCGAAATAATCTACGAGAAATTGACACAGAGATTTCTATTTAATCTCTATGAAATAGATGACAATTTCGATGTTTTCGTTGCCTTCGAGACTATGAATAACAGGGGGAAGAAACTTTCTGATTTGGAGTTGCTAAAAAACAGACTTATTTATCTAACAACACTTTATCCACCAAATGAAGTGGCTGAAGACGTTAAAGAGTCGACTAGAATCAAGATTAATGAAACATGGGGTGAGATCTACAACCAACTTGGACGGAATAAAAAATCCCCACTAAATGATGATGAGTTTCTTAGAGCGCATTGGATTATGTACTTCAAGTACAGTCGAGTTAAAGGGAATGATTATATTCGCTACCTTTTGGACGACTACTTTTCGCCCAAAAGGATATACGAGAAACTAGAAGTCAGTGTTAGTCATGTTGACCACGTTGAGGAACTGATTGATGACGTAGATTTTGAAGATGACGAGGCCGTAGAGACAGAGGTTAGCAATAACATTCGCTCAAAACGGTCTATTAATGAAATTTGCGCATATGTAGATAGCCTGAAGGCTTCCTCCAAGGTATGGTATTCTACTTTTTTCCCGGCAGAAAGTAATGATCTCACTAGTGAAGAACAAGTGGCGATGGACCGTATTAATCGCGTTAAGATTGCCTACTTTAGGCCCTTGATAATGGCAGCGCTGATTCAGTCGAAGCCCGGGGACTCGGATAGGCTCCAACTTCTGAACGAAATTGAGAGGTTTATTTTCATCTGTTTTCGCATGTGCCGCACTCAAGCAAATTATGGGAGTAGTCACTTCTACCGATCAGCAAGGGGGGTCTACCTGGGTGAAAAATCGCTTGGGCAGGTAACGCAGGAACTCATTGAGTCCCTGGAATGGGCATTTGAGGACGATGATGTTTTGGCCGTAAGTTCTTTTGACGATTTTATATCGAAAAAATTTAAATCGGATGGTGATGGTTTTTATGCCTGGAATGACTTGAAGTATTTTCTCTTTGAATACGAAGAGGAGCTTAGGAAATCTAGGGGGAAGGCGAAGCTGGGGTGGAGCAACTTCGTGAGGAATCCAAAAGATAACGTTTCAATCGAACATATCTACCCCCAGACCGCAACCGACAAATACTGGTCACAGAAATTTAAAGGATATTCAAAAAAAGAAAAAAGATGTTTGCTTGGATCTCTCGGCAATCTTTTAGCGCTGTCGTCCAGTATTAATTCCAGCCTGCAAAACATACCGTTTCCAGACAAGAAGAATGCAGAGAGGTGTTCCGGAGATAAATTGACAGGTGCAGGGTACGAAAATGGGTCCTATTCTGAGTTGGAAGTAGCGAAGAACAAAGATTGGACGCCGCAGAGTATTAGGGAGCGAGGCTTGAGAATGTTGGGCTTTATGGAAAAGAGGTGGCGGCTAAAGTTGGGGGCTGAGGAAGATAAGTTGGCTCTGCTGCATTTGTCTTTTATGGATGAAAAACAACGATCAAGGAAAGCTGGCTAG
- a CDS encoding class I SAM-dependent DNA methyltransferase produces the protein MNAVEIEEAISLLAEQEFDPAEFPFAFLEAFGNKKATIDRLRRGNTNSSDIEGGLLQRNNIHLAVCAEGKVGATLAALRESSATTRGKAKFILATDGITLEAEELGSDVAPIVCAYKEFPDHFGFFLPLAGISTVKQVRESAFDIKATGRLNRLYVELLKDNPDWGKASRQHDMNHFMARLIFCFFAEDTEIFSGVDLFTSTINQMSDRDSSNTHEVLGELFRAMNTKYADRDSAKIPRWADAFPYVNGGLFAGSTEVPRFSKIARSYLQSIGNLDWKKINPDIFGSMIQAVADDEERGALGMHYTSVPNILKVLNPLFLDDLREQLEKAGDNARMLLNLRKRIAKIRVFDPACGSGNFLVIAYKEMRAIEAEINQRRGESHQKTEIPITNFRGIEIRDFAAEIARLALIIAEYQCDVLYRGQMEALAEFLPLGAENWITCGNALRLDWLAICPPRGKGVKLAADDLFSTPLDQAEIDFENEGGETYICGNPPYKGGTEQGAAQKADMQILFSDDFKTWKSLDYILGFFLKARRFLDVANASVAFVTTNSVCQGEQVFRFWPNIIRESVRINFAFTSFKWKNLASRNAGVTVCIVGLSKKNGAVKLFDGYSGLVREVDNINAYLVPYYDVYIQNSTKPIQGLEPVVNGSKPADGGGLVFSAEVARNLRDKVTDRKNVIRPFFGAHDAMHGVGRYCIWATSEDYKVLREIPAFQSRFAIVTEMREKSNKELTKEGASVPYSFQQIRQSGGEVVFQIPRHSSEERVYYPVGTLPEGAIVGDGGFAFFDPPLWNISILVSKIALCWIGTVCGKIKTDYRFSNTLGWNTLPVPKLTEKNRADLSRCAEDILLAREAHFPKTIAELYDPENMPDDLRRAHERNDEVLERIYIGRRFKNDTERLEKLFDLYTKMTAGNAPAKKGGA, from the coding sequence TTGAACGCCGTTGAAATAGAAGAAGCCATATCCTTGTTAGCTGAGCAGGAATTTGATCCTGCTGAGTTTCCGTTTGCTTTTTTGGAGGCATTTGGTAACAAGAAGGCGACGATTGATCGTTTAAGAAGGGGCAACACCAACTCTTCTGATATTGAAGGTGGTTTGCTGCAACGTAACAACATTCACCTGGCTGTTTGTGCCGAGGGGAAGGTTGGTGCCACGCTGGCCGCGCTTCGTGAAAGTTCTGCCACGACCAGGGGGAAAGCCAAGTTTATCTTAGCGACCGACGGGATCACTCTGGAGGCTGAGGAATTAGGCTCCGATGTCGCGCCTATTGTCTGTGCCTATAAAGAATTTCCCGATCATTTTGGTTTTTTCCTGCCCCTGGCTGGTATCTCTACCGTCAAACAAGTCCGCGAAAGTGCCTTCGATATCAAGGCGACCGGGCGGCTAAATCGTCTTTACGTTGAGCTGTTGAAAGATAATCCGGACTGGGGTAAGGCGAGCCGTCAGCACGACATGAATCATTTCATGGCAAGGCTGATTTTCTGTTTCTTTGCGGAAGATACCGAGATCTTCAGCGGGGTGGATCTGTTTACCAGTACCATTAATCAGATGAGTGACCGTGATTCCTCTAATACCCATGAGGTTCTTGGTGAACTCTTCCGGGCGATGAACACCAAATATGCTGATCGTGACAGCGCTAAAATTCCCCGGTGGGCGGATGCCTTCCCCTATGTGAACGGTGGTCTGTTTGCCGGAAGCACAGAGGTGCCGCGGTTCAGTAAAATTGCCCGGTCCTATCTTCAGAGTATTGGCAATCTGGACTGGAAAAAGATCAATCCGGATATCTTCGGCTCAATGATTCAGGCCGTAGCCGATGACGAGGAGCGTGGCGCATTGGGGATGCACTACACGAGCGTTCCCAACATCCTCAAGGTTCTGAATCCGCTCTTTCTGGATGACCTGCGCGAGCAGCTGGAAAAGGCGGGAGACAATGCCCGTATGCTGCTCAATTTACGCAAGCGCATAGCAAAAATCCGCGTGTTTGACCCGGCCTGTGGCTCCGGAAATTTTCTTGTTATTGCCTACAAGGAGATGCGGGCGATTGAAGCGGAGATCAACCAACGGCGCGGTGAATCTCACCAAAAAACTGAAATTCCGATAACCAATTTTCGTGGGATTGAGATAAGAGATTTTGCCGCTGAAATTGCCAGGCTCGCCCTTATTATTGCTGAATATCAGTGTGATGTTCTTTATCGTGGCCAGATGGAAGCTTTGGCAGAGTTTTTGCCGCTAGGTGCGGAGAACTGGATAACGTGCGGTAATGCTTTACGGCTTGATTGGTTGGCTATCTGTCCTCCGAGAGGGAAAGGTGTCAAGCTCGCCGCCGATGATTTGTTCAGTACGCCACTAGACCAAGCAGAAATCGATTTTGAAAATGAAGGTGGAGAAACGTACATCTGCGGCAATCCGCCGTACAAAGGTGGCACCGAACAGGGCGCAGCGCAAAAAGCCGACATGCAGATTTTGTTCAGTGATGATTTCAAAACATGGAAATCTCTTGATTATATCTTGGGTTTTTTTCTGAAGGCACGACGATTTCTTGATGTTGCCAATGCATCAGTAGCTTTTGTAACAACGAACTCTGTTTGTCAGGGAGAGCAAGTTTTTCGTTTCTGGCCGAATATTATTAGGGAGTCTGTTCGAATTAATTTTGCCTTTACCTCTTTCAAATGGAAAAATCTTGCATCTCGAAATGCCGGCGTTACGGTCTGCATTGTAGGGCTATCAAAAAAGAACGGGGCTGTGAAACTATTTGATGGTTATTCCGGCTTGGTTCGTGAAGTAGACAACATAAACGCGTATTTAGTCCCCTACTATGATGTGTACATACAGAATTCAACCAAGCCTATTCAAGGATTGGAACCCGTTGTAAATGGGAGTAAGCCCGCAGACGGAGGGGGACTGGTCTTTTCTGCAGAAGTGGCTAGAAATTTACGAGACAAAGTTACGGACCGAAAAAACGTTATCCGCCCTTTTTTTGGTGCGCATGACGCGATGCATGGGGTGGGTCGATACTGTATTTGGGCAACGTCTGAAGATTACAAAGTTTTGCGAGAGATACCAGCGTTTCAGAGTCGGTTCGCAATTGTTACTGAGATGAGAGAGAAGAGTAACAAAGAACTCACGAAGGAAGGCGCATCCGTTCCATATTCTTTTCAGCAAATTAGGCAAAGTGGAGGGGAAGTCGTTTTTCAGATTCCCAGACATTCTTCCGAGGAACGTGTGTATTATCCTGTCGGGACTCTTCCAGAAGGGGCAATAGTGGGTGACGGTGGCTTTGCTTTCTTTGATCCGCCTCTTTGGAACATTTCAATTTTGGTTTCAAAAATAGCTTTGTGTTGGATTGGAACTGTCTGTGGAAAGATTAAGACAGACTACCGGTTTTCCAACACATTAGGGTGGAATACTCTTCCGGTTCCAAAATTGACTGAAAAGAATAGGGCTGATTTGTCCCGTTGTGCCGAAGATATCCTTTTGGCTCGCGAAGCTCATTTTCCGAAAACGATTGCTGAACTTTACGATCCCGAAAACATGCCAGATGATCTGCGTCGAGCTCATGAACGTAATGATGAAGTTCTCGAACGCATCTATATTGGGCGGCGGTTCAAGAACGATACAGAACGGCTGGAGAAGCTGTTTGATCTTTATACTAAAATGACGGCGGGGAATGCTCCTGCCAAGAAGGGGGGAGCCTGA